The Deinococcus sp. Leaf326 genome contains a region encoding:
- a CDS encoding precorrin-8X methylmutase translates to MTDNDYAVLLAAHGSRDPASAAQFEQLVAEVRALDPARIVTHGFLEFNTPTLDEAARAAVTAGAREVVMVPGVLLAATHAKNDLPAELKVLREEHPGVTFHSGAALDLHPLLLEVCRERLIAAEAAATGEVRRDHTLLLVAGRGTTDPDANGDVHKLARFLEEGLGYGASLVGYTGTAKPDLTTALARAAALGFERVVVLPYLLFGGVLLNRVNAAVAAAAERWPRTQFLAAGPLGPNPKVAQVFLERAQEGALGQGHMNCSLCKYRVAVVGYEGQVGAPQVGHHGGVRGLLARAEAPAAPRVMPPYEPHPIEAASFGIIEGLRDWDVVSPSDRYAMQRLVHTAGDPGIVDDLYFSPGATETGIMAILRGLTVVTDVTMVQSGLKRQNLRDLGVNVWCGVHDPETHLMSQETGLTRSASGIRRAYERFGNDCIVAIGDAPTAIFEAVRLIRERHWRPGLVIGLPVGFVGTQESKAALRGCLSVPRITNAGTRGGSPWASSVVNALMIEAQNRLAAVSAAQAEAAQAAGPSAVQGSV, encoded by the coding sequence CCCGGATCGTCACCCACGGCTTCCTGGAGTTCAATACACCCACGCTGGATGAAGCCGCCCGTGCGGCGGTAACGGCGGGCGCACGCGAGGTCGTGATGGTGCCCGGCGTACTGCTGGCCGCCACCCACGCCAAGAACGACCTGCCTGCCGAGCTGAAAGTCCTGCGTGAGGAACACCCCGGCGTGACTTTTCATTCGGGCGCAGCGCTGGACCTGCATCCCCTCTTGTTGGAGGTTTGCCGCGAGCGCCTGATCGCCGCCGAGGCGGCTGCCACAGGTGAGGTGCGGCGCGACCACACGCTACTGCTGGTCGCCGGGCGGGGCACGACCGACCCCGACGCCAACGGCGACGTGCACAAACTCGCCCGCTTTCTGGAAGAAGGGCTGGGCTACGGCGCGAGTCTGGTGGGCTATACCGGCACGGCCAAACCCGACCTGACCACCGCGCTGGCCCGCGCCGCCGCGCTGGGCTTCGAGCGGGTGGTGGTACTGCCTTACCTGCTGTTCGGGGGAGTCCTCCTGAACCGCGTAAACGCCGCCGTGGCCGCCGCCGCCGAACGTTGGCCACGCACGCAGTTCCTGGCCGCCGGGCCGCTGGGACCGAATCCCAAGGTGGCCCAGGTCTTTCTGGAACGGGCACAAGAGGGCGCACTCGGGCAGGGGCACATGAACTGCTCACTGTGCAAGTACCGCGTGGCCGTGGTGGGTTATGAGGGGCAGGTGGGTGCGCCGCAGGTCGGCCACCACGGCGGCGTGCGCGGGCTGTTGGCGCGGGCCGAGGCGCCAGCGGCCCCCCGCGTCATGCCGCCCTACGAGCCGCACCCCATCGAGGCGGCGTCCTTCGGGATTATCGAGGGGCTGCGCGACTGGGACGTGGTGAGTCCGTCCGACCGCTACGCCATGCAGCGGCTGGTGCATACGGCGGGCGACCCCGGTATCGTGGACGACCTGTACTTCTCACCGGGCGCGACCGAGACAGGCATCATGGCGATCCTGCGCGGCCTGACCGTCGTGACCGACGTGACGATGGTGCAGAGCGGCCTCAAGCGCCAGAACCTCAGAGACCTCGGCGTGAACGTGTGGTGCGGTGTCCACGACCCCGAAACCCACCTGATGAGCCAGGAAACCGGCCTGACCCGCTCGGCCTCCGGCATCCGGCGGGCCTACGAGAGGTTCGGGAACGACTGCATCGTGGCGATTGGCGACGCGCCCACCGCCATCTTCGAGGCCGTACGCCTGATCCGCGAACGGCACTGGCGACCCGGTCTGGTCATCGGGTTGCCAGTGGGATTTGTCGGCACACAGGAGAGCAAGGCGGCGCTGCGCGGCTGCCTGAGCGTCCCCCGGATCACCAACGCGGGCACGCGCGGCGGCAGTCCGTGGGCGAGCAGCGTGGTCAATGCCCTGATGATCGAGGCACAGAACCGACTGGCGGCGGTCAGTGCAGCCCAGGCCGAAGCTGCGCAGGCTGCCGGTCCGTCCGCTGTGCAGGGCAGCGTGTGA
- the cbiD gene encoding cobalt-precorrin-5B (C(1))-methyltransferase CbiD produces the protein MSLAVQMTPARYDLSRPAGNGLRRGFTTGSAATAALKAALLLLERSQTPDEVDITLPGGEFVLSVPVQGARLTDAGAYAEVVKDGGDDPDTTHGATLWVKVVRQTTPEMTFHAGEGVGTVTAPGIRVPVGEAAINPGPRDMLRQAAEEVAGHISYAVTVGCVNGEAIARRTFNPRLGIVGGISILGTTGIVEPMSLEAYMASVEVYVRVAVHGRPNAIVLTPGKLGRDYARETLGVSGPDIVQMSNFVGAALDALQLALVETDYPLPLLLIAGHPGKLAKILNGDWNTHSQHSGMAMNAVAQVAAAIGLEPEGVAALAGANTVDACAELLAPHPRGTEIWAEIARQVAAALQARAPATRRVRVALFALDGTGLGTAEVGA, from the coding sequence GTGAGCCTCGCAGTCCAGATGACACCTGCACGCTATGACCTCTCCCGACCCGCCGGCAACGGCCTGCGCCGAGGCTTCACGACCGGCAGCGCAGCGACGGCGGCGCTCAAGGCAGCCCTGCTGCTGCTGGAACGCAGCCAGACCCCAGACGAAGTGGACATCACCCTGCCGGGCGGTGAGTTCGTGCTGAGTGTGCCGGTGCAGGGTGCCCGCCTGACCGATGCCGGGGCCTACGCCGAGGTGGTCAAGGACGGCGGCGACGACCCCGACACCACGCACGGCGCGACCCTCTGGGTGAAGGTAGTGCGGCAAACCACTCCAGAAATGACCTTCCACGCCGGCGAGGGCGTCGGCACCGTCACCGCCCCCGGCATCCGCGTGCCGGTAGGCGAGGCGGCCATCAATCCCGGCCCACGCGACATGCTGCGGCAGGCAGCGGAGGAGGTGGCCGGGCACATCTCCTACGCCGTCACAGTGGGCTGCGTGAACGGCGAGGCCATCGCCCGGCGGACCTTCAACCCGCGCTTAGGCATCGTGGGGGGCATCAGCATCCTGGGCACGACCGGCATCGTCGAGCCGATGAGCCTGGAAGCGTACATGGCCTCGGTCGAGGTCTACGTGCGCGTGGCAGTGCATGGCCGCCCGAACGCCATCGTGCTGACCCCCGGCAAGCTGGGCCGCGACTACGCCCGGGAGACGCTGGGGGTCTCGGGGCCGGATATCGTGCAGATGAGTAACTTCGTCGGTGCGGCACTGGACGCGCTGCAATTGGCGCTGGTGGAAACGGACTACCCGCTGCCCCTGCTGCTTATCGCCGGGCACCCCGGCAAGCTGGCGAAGATCCTCAACGGCGACTGGAACACCCACAGCCAACACAGCGGCATGGCGATGAACGCGGTGGCGCAGGTGGCAGCGGCAATCGGCCTGGAGCCGGAGGGTGTGGCCGCCCTCGCCGGGGCGAACACAGTGGACGCCTGCGCAGAACTGCTGGCCCCGCACCCCAGGGGGACAGAGATCTGGGCAGAAATTGCCCGTCAGGTGGCCGCCGCCCTGCAAGCCCGCGCTCCGGCCACGCGCCGCGTCCGGGTGGCCCTGTTCGCGCTGGACGGGACGGGGCTGG